ATTTGGTAAAAGTAATAAGTGGCATCTATAAACGATAGAGTTCTCAAGTTGCAATATCAATTCTTCGGAATTGTATTGCTACCGAGATTTTGTTCTTAGGCAAATCGATTCAAGTGCAAGGTTGTTATGCAAGACCTTGTGAATTGAAATCGGGTTGTAATGTTTTTGGCTCCCGCTGGTCAATGTGACTTCGTGTGAGGTAAAAATTATTACGGCTAAGCTACTAAGGGCGTATGGGGGATGTCTTGGCATCAGATGGCGATGAAGGGCGTGGAAGACTGCGATAATCTTGGGGAAGTTGTCAAACGAGCGTTGATCCCGAGGTTCCTGAATTATCATATGCTGAATACATAGGCATATGAGGCACACGCGGTGAACTGAAACATCTCAGTAACCGCAGGAAAGGAAAGCAACAGCGACTTCGTGAGTAGCGGCGAGCGAAAGCGAATCTAGCCTAAACCGTCTTGCTTCGGCATGGCGGGGTTGTGGGGCTTGTCATTGTGGAGTTACAAAACTGTTTGTTAGAAGAATTCGTTGGAAAGCGAAACCATAGAGGGTGACAGTCCCGTATTTGAAAGTGAACAGACTTCCGACAAGTACCCGAGTAGGTCCGGCCACGTGGAATCCGGATTGAATCTGGGAGGTCCATCTCCTAAGGCTAAGTATTCTCTGATGACCGATAGTGAAAAGTAGGGTGACCGAAAGATGAAAAGAACCCCTGTTAGGGGAGGGAAAGAACCTGAAACCATACGCTTACAAGCTGTCGGAGCACGATTATCTTCGGATACGTGTGACGGCGTGCCTTTTGCATAATGATCCGGCGAGTTACCGTCAATGGCTCGATTAAGGCCTTCCGGGCCGAAGTCTCAGCGAAAGCGAGTCTGAATAGGGCGTTTTGTCAGTGGCGGTAGACGCGAAACCAGGTGAACTACCCATGAGCAGGTTGAAGCGCGGGTAAGACTGCGTGGAGGACCGAACCCACCTAGGTTGAAAACTGGGGGGATGACTTGTGGGGAGGAGTAAAAGTCTAATCAAACCTGGAGATAGCTCGTTCTCTCCGAAATAGCTTTAGGGCTAGCCTTGAGTTTACTACGTAATGGGGGTAGAGCACTGATTTGGACTGGGGGGCTTCCCGCCTACCCACCCTAGTTAAACTCCGAATACCATTGCGATTATCTCAGGAGTCAGTCCACGAGGGAGAAGCTTCGTGGTCGAGAGGGAAACAACCCAGACCGCCTGCTAAGGTCCCAAAGTTTTGCTAAGTCACTAAGGATGTTAGGATACTGTGACAGCCAGGATGTTGGCTTAGAAGCAGCCATCATTTAAAAAGTGCGTAATAGCTTACTGGTCGAGTGTTCTAGCACCGATAATGAACGGGAGTAAGTAAGACACCGAAGCAGCGGATTCAGCTTTATGCTGAGTGGTAGGAGAGCGTTCCAGTGCAGATACTAGCCGTACCGAAAGGAGCGGTGTTGGGCACTGGAAGTGATTATGCCGGAATGAGTAACGATAAAACAGGTGAGAATCCTGTTCGCCGCAAACCTAAGGTTTCCTGGGGAAGGTAATTCCGCCCAGGGTTAGCCGGTACCTTAGTTGAGGCCGAAAGGCGTAGACGATGGAGAGCAGGTTAATATTCCTGCGCCGGATATGTGGACCGATGGGGGGACGTTGTGTAGATTGTGATCGGGCTGACAGAAATGCCCGTAGGGGAAGACAAGGCTGTGGATAGGAAAATCCGCCACATCAAGCCAAGGCTTTCACTCGAGTCCAATGATGATGAAGTCATATGACGCATAACCAAGAAAAGCCTCTAAGGATTGAAGCATATCTGACCGTACTAAAACTGACACAGGTAGGTGAGGCGCGTAGCCTAAGGCGCTCGGGAAAACGCTGGTTAAGGAACTCTGCAAATTGACCCCGTAAGTTCGCGATAAGGGGTGCCTCTGATGGTTCACGCTGTCGGAGGTCACAGTAAATCGGCTCTGGCGACTGTTTACTAAAAACACAGGACTCTGCGAACTCGTAAGAGGATGTATAGAGTCTGACTCCTGCTCGGTGCCGGTAAGTTAAGGAAGAGGGTTAGCCTTCGGGCGAAGCTCGCAACCGAAGCTCCGGTAAACGGCGGCCGTAACTATGACGGTCCTAAGGTAGCGAAGTTCCTTGTCGGGTAAGTTCCGACCTGCATGAATGGAGTAACGACTGGAGCACTGTCTCAACCAGCGACCCGGTGAAATTGTAGTCGTGGTGAAGATGCCACGTACCCGCAGAAAGACGGAAAGACCCCATGAACCTTTACTGCAGGCTGATATTGGTACTAGATATGTTTTGTGTAGGATAGGTGGGAGGCTTTGAAACGGGCACGCTAGTGTTCGCGGAGCCGCCCTTGAAATACCACCCTGGACCTATTTGGTATCTAACACCGACCCATGAATCTGGGCGGTGGACAGTTTCAGTTGGGCAGTTTGACTGGGGCGGTCTCCTCCCAAAGAGTAACGGAGGAGTTCAAAGGTACCCTCAGCCTGGTTGGCAATCAGGCGTAGAGCGCAAAGGTAGAAGGGTGCTTGACTGCAAGACCTATAAGTCGAGCAGAGACGAAAGTCGGACTTAGTGATCCGGCGGTTCCGAATGGAAGGGCCGTCGCTCAACAGATAAAAGGTACTCTGGGGATAACAGGCTGATCACTTCCGAGCGTCCATAGCGGCGAAGTGGTTTGGCACCTCGATGTCGGCTCATCACATCCTGGGGGTGAAGAAGCTCCCAAGGGTTCGGCTGTTCGCCGATTAAAGTGGTACGCGAGCTGGGTTTAAACCGTCGTGAGACAGGTTGGTCCCTATCTTCTGTGGGCGCACGAAACTTGAGGGGTTTTCTCTTTAGTACGAGAGGATTTGGAGGGACGTACCTCTGGTGTTCCTGTTGTCACGCTAGTGGCACCGCAGGGTAGCTAAGTACGGTCAGGATAAGCGCTGAAAGCATCTAAGCGCGAAGCCTCTCCCAAGATTAGGTTTCGTTTGAGTCCCCTGGAAGACTACCAGGTTGATAGGCCGGATGTGTAAGGCGAGTAATCGTCTCAGCTGACCGGTACTAATGGACGAACGCTTAGCCGTTTTGATTTTTGCATCGAAAACGCTAAGGACAATAACTAAAGTTTACATTTGTTGCTTGTTACTTTTACCATTTTTAATACACCAGGCAGAGTAGTGCGGCCCTTGTGGTTGGCGACTCTGTCAATTCCGGTGACTATACCTGAGAGGCCACACGCGTTCCCATTCCGAACACGACAGTTAAGCTCTCAGGGCCGATGATAGTGCCCACCAGTGCGAAAGTAGGTCATTGCCGGATATTTTTAAAACTCCTTGCTCTTATGAGTAAGGAGTTTTTTTATGCGCGCTGCTTTGGAATTCAAGACTCCATCAAAACGGACAGAATCACGACTTGTTCCCATCTGTTCAAGGTTATCTGTTTGCCTGACGGCTCGGTTTACTTTACGAATCACTCTCAAGGCGTACAGATTTCACATAATTTGTCTGGGAATCCTGGTCCCATGATTGATAGATCTCGTGGGCCATGCTAGAATTTTCAAACATAATAAGCTTTAGAAAGAAAAAAGTGCTTGGTTTTCTTTCTACTTAATCGACCAATCAATTTCCCCCGGAAATCTCTGATTTCTCTTACTGATTCCAGACAATCGGATCTCATCTGTACTGGAAGCTGTCAGGGCTCCTGCAAACCATCGGATTTCCAGCTCATTTTGGTTCGACTGATTTCCTCAGTTGGATTCGTCCGTTGATTGTATTCTCATTTTATTCAGGAGTCATTTGTGTTGTATTCTTCTTCTCGTAAGCGCGGCTTTACTCTGATCGAATTGTTGGTCGTCATTGCCATTATTGCGATATTAATCGCACTGCTTCTACCTGCTGTTCAACAGGCACGCGAAGCGGCCCGTCGTAGTACCTGCAAAAATAATTTGAAGCAGTTGGGGCTGGCATTTCATAATTATCATGATACGCATCGGGTATTTCCGCCCGCCGCCATCAATCCAGGCAGTGCTAAATGTGCTTCTATTTATGCGACCGACAACATTATGAATCATACCTGTTACCAGATGCTGCTTCCATTTCTGGATCAGGCCCCACTTTACAACCTTTATAACTGGTCGACTCCCAGTGGGCCGGCAAAGCATTCCAGCTGTGGGCATACCACTCCTCCAACTGCATCGAATCAGTTTAGTCTGCTGGATGCCAATCTCCCTGTTTTTCTCTGTCCTTCTGACAGTGGAACTCCAATTGGAACAGAGCCCGGTGGGACTTATTATTCAAATGGTGCCCATCGGACCAGTTATGGTGTCGCTGCAAATCAGTACGATTCCGATAAAGCCACTTCGTTTCAGGGAGACAGCTATTCCAAAAAGGGAATGCTCGGCCTGAACGGGTCTGCGAAAATTTCTGCCATTACAGACGGTTCCAGCAATACTGTGATGCTGATTGAAACTCCGTTACTGAAAACCACCAACGGATCTGACACCTATGTTGGTTTTGGCCCTTTCTGGGATACATTTACTCATACACATTTCATTCGTCCGACTGGTCAGGGAATCAACCGGCCCCGCGATGCAACATATAGTCAACGGGTCTATGGCTGGGGCGCGGGAAGCTTTCACGTCGGTGGCGTTCATGTTCTGCTGGGAGATGGTGCCGTTCGTTTCCTGAGCGAAAATGCAGATATGACCGCGGTCGTTCAGTCGTTGATTTCCGTACGGGGTGGCGAAGTCATTCCGGAATTCTAAAAAGAAATCTGTCAAAAAAATACTTTTCCCGCTGCAACAATCATCTACTGCTGCAGCGGGATATTTCAACAAACAGATAACACGGCTGACCTGGCCGTTGTAGTTATGGTTGCTGCTCGAGAAAGACTTCGGTCAGTCAAACATGATAGAAGGAAAAGCAGGCTATGATCGCGAAAGTGCGTTCTCAGAAAATAAATTTGTGGTGCATGATCATCCTCTTGGGGATTTCCGGTTGTTTCGGTGGTGGGGAATCATTGCCGGAACTGGCGAACGTGACCGGAACGGTCACTCTGGATGGCAACCCTCTTCAGGGGGCGAATGTTCTATTTCAACCTCAGCAGGGGAAAACGGCTTTTGCGATGACCGATGAAAACGGTAAGTTTGAGCTGATGTATAGTCAAGATACAGCCGGAACTGTTCCGGGGAGTTATACGGTTAAAGTTTCTAAAGAGAAAAATCCCGAGGAACCTGGCAATAATCTGGTTCCCCCCAAATACAATGAAAACACGACATTGAAGGCGGATGTCAAATCCGGAGAGGAAAACGACTTCCAGTTTGACTTAACCAGCAAGTAAGTTTCAATAGAAAATTGACCGCTACCAGCAAACCTTACCCTCAGCGGGTAAGGTTTTTTTCGTCGACAGGGTTTACAAAAAGCAGAGATTTGATGGTTTCTCTATAGCGCTGGGTAAATGTGCGGAAGATCAGCTGGATTGGGGGAACGTCTCAGAACAAGTCACTCGGGATGGTGAACCCTTGAAAAATGTAAACGTTATTTTCAACCTGTTGAAGGATGGCGATGGGAAAATCGAAGCCCCCTGGCTAGAAGGTATTCGTACCTGACCGCTATAACCAGCAAACTGAACTGCAAAACGAGTTGAAAGCGGGGGAGAATACGATTCAGCTTGAGTTGAAGACTCCCTGATCCGATCAGTGGGATAGAGGATCGAATCAACACTATTTCATATCTGTGATTCGCTCTCACTTCAAAAAAGCTTTCCCCTGCCTGAGTAGGGCGTTAGGATAGAAATGACCGGTGTCTGTCTGCTGGCACTGAAATTCCTTTCTCCTTGAGCTGAAACAGGTTGTCGATATGCCCTCTCAAGAAGCAAAGACTCCAGACAAACTGCTTCAGCTGGTACTGGTTTGTGTGTTCGTTGCGGTCATTCTATTTCCGCTGGCTTCCTGGTGGAATCAGCGTCAGGCCCATGTTCTTCGGGAACTCGTCAGTCAGTCTTTAAAAGCAGAAGACTGGCCCGCCGCGGAGCAAGCTGCCAGAAAATGGACCAGGCGCGAACCGGAAAATTCAGACGCCTGGCTCGATTTGGCAGAAGCCTGTCGGCAGCAGAATAAATTTGTGGAGACCGCAGACGCGTTAGGGCAGATCAGTGATACAGACCCTCGTGTTTTAAAATCACTGGCCATTCGAACCGACCTGCTGCTTTCTGAATTGCAGAATCCGATTAAGGCAATCGAAACCTGCCAACGGATCTTGAAAATTGACCCCCGGGCTGATCGGGCAAGGCAGCGTTTGATTTATATTGATGCCATGATGCTGCGCCGGCTGGAGATGGTCAAAGAAATCAGGCAGGCGATGGAACTGCATTGCGAACCACCCGAGGCCTACATCTATTTGTTGCTTTCCGATTCACTGAATTTCGGTAATGGGGCACCTCTTGTTTCCAGCTGGCTCAAAAGTGATCCCAAGAATGAGGATCTGCAAGTCGCGATGGCGATCTACGTTGCCCGGAGTGGGAGTCATCGATCGATGGTCTTGAATGATTCAAAAGTCATCAAAGGGGGAGATCAGTCGCTGATTGCGAATTGTTTGGAAAAATTCCCCAGTAATAAAGAAGTACTCGCTTTTTATCTGGAAAAAAATCTGGAACAGGGAGACCTGGAACGCGTTGCGGAATTACTGGAAGCGGTACCCGCGGATGCAGAGGATGATAATCGATTCTGGAGATTCAAAGGTCGCTTTCTCGCGCTAAAAAATCAGATTGATCTGGCAGAAGAATCCTATCGACAGGCGCTGAAACGGAATCCCTATGACTGGTTGTCCCGACTTGGTCTGGCGGAAATCTTAAGGCGGAAAGGAAATACCAGTGAAGCACAGGAAATGGCCCGGCTTGGTGCCAAAGGGAAAGCGTTTTCAAAAGAGTTGATGCAACTTGAAAATCCCAAAGCAATCAACCTCCCGTTATTGCAGGAGATAGGAGAATATGCGCAGGATTGTGGAGACAAACAAGTCCTGTTTTCTATTCAGAAGCGGCTCGATATAACTACTAAATAATTAGCAGAAAGTGACTGTATGCATGTTGTTTTGTGTACTTTTGCTGTGATTTCTGGTACGATTTATGACAAATGCATGAATATTACGCTTGATCTTGGAGAAAAAAACCTTATTGATAGTTAATGTAAATACCTTTTATTATTTGTGATTACTGTTTGAAGGGCCATTAAATTGAACAAGAATCGTATTGTAAGGCTATGCGGATCATTTTCACTTCTAATTTGTTTTAGCTTTGCTTTAACAGGTTGCGGTGGTGGTGTAGACGATGCTCCCACTTTGTATCCGGTAAAAGGGACCATCAAAAAAGATGGGACAGGGATCAAAGATGTCCGGGTCTCTTTTGTACCTGCCGAAGATGGGATTCCTGCTGTCGGCGTCTCTGGTGAAGATGGCAGCTACGAATTAAGTAATCCTAAGGGAGGCAAAGGAGCCCAGCCCGGCACTTATAAAGTCGTTCTCTCGGTGACCGCAGATGAATCCAGTTACTCTGGTGGCGGTGATCCCAGTAAAGCAAAATTACCATTTCCAAAATCTTACACTTCAAAAACTACAACTCCTAAAATTGCTGAAGTGAAAGAAGGTGAAAACGTCGTCGATATTGAATTCTGAACATGATCTGGTGAATCAATCGCACCACGATGAGAAGTGTTCTTCTATAAAGTATATTTCTGAATTTAATTGTGATTTCATGTCACTTTTGTCCTTTCTTTTCTTTTCTTTCAGGAGCGCCATTTTATGAGAAGAGTTTCATCCTTATTTCGAATGCGACAGCGAGCATTCACATTAATTGAATTGCTGGTTGTCATTGCGATCATCGCAATTTTGATCGCCTTGCTATTACCTGCCGTTCAGCAGGCACGTGAAGCGGCACGTCGTTCTACCTGTAAAAATAATATGAAGCAGTTAGGGGTTGCCATTCACAACTACCATGAAACACATGGGACGTTTCCTCTGAACTACGATGCTACCCGTAGTCCGGGTCAGATCGGGTGTTCGGTTTCCTGGATTTCCATGACACTGCCGTTTATGGATCAGGCACCTCTGTATAATCAAATGAACTTTGATGACATTACCAATACGTCAGGCTCTGCCTCTAATAATCCAGGTATGGACAGTGTTTCCAATGATTCGGCCAGGACGACTCCTATTCCGATATTACTCTGTCCCAGTAACCCGCAACCCAAATTGGCCAGCCTTGCGATGCACTACGACTACGGAGGGAATAATGGGAATTCACGCGCTCTCCAGGCAGCTAGAACCGATTACGTAGGCAGTATGGGCTTTATCTGGACTGGTTGGAAAGACTGTGGTGATACGGGGCAGAATGGTGCACCATGGATCGACCCAGGCAGAGACATCACCCATAACGATCTCAGTCGTGTTGGTGGTCTTTTCTGGTGGCGTGGTTCCGCTCGCATTCGCGATATTGTTGATGGTGCCTCAAACACGGTTGCCATTTATGAAAATCATCACTGGAACTTCAGCAAGAAATTTCCATCGGAAATTAATAAATGTGCTGCCTGGATTAGTCCTTTAGGAGCCATTGATACCCACACCTCGGCTATCAATGCTGATCCTGAAGAAGTCGCAGCAGGCAATGGGGCAGACGATACGCGCTGCACCAACTGGAGCAGTACCCACGTCGGTGGAGCGCACTGTTTGTTGACAGACGGATCCGTTCGCTTTGTCAGTGAAAATCTGGATCTTGGGATTAATAAAGCATTAGTTACCAAAGCAGGTGGTGAAACATTAGGTGAGTTCTAATTCACTGTTCACTTCATGTTTAGTGCAGAATGAATCACAACCTCCCCTCCAGATCTGGTGGGGAGGATTTTTTTACCGATTCATTTATTGTACTGAAGCGACTACACAGTCTGTATTCTTTTTAGAGCCTGAATCGTGATCATGTGCCCGAATCTGGATCGAACGGGGCGTTTATTTTTCACATTTCTTTTGTTTCCGCTTCTTGTCTCCTGTGATTTGATCGATGACAATTCGTCTCCAGACAAAACGGCGTCGCACGAAAAAACTGTGAATTCTCCCCCGAGTAAATCAAAATTCTCCCAGGGACTCACCTCGGATGTCTTTAGAGAGGAAACGATTGACCGGTCTCACATAGAGGTTCCGCAATTCCGTGATGTGCATGCGCAGGCAGGAATTGAATTTGTCTATGAGAATGGTGCCAAAGGGGATCAGCTCATGGTAGAAGCAATTGGTGGGGGCGCTGGTTGGCTTGATTATGATCGGGATTCCCTGATCGACGTCTATTGTGTCCAGGGAGGCGACCCGGTTTCCCATTCAGCGGAGCTGGGGCAGAACCAGGTATTTCGAAATCGGGGCAATGGTATCTTTGAGAAACTTCCTGCAGAAATCGGTGCTGCAAATGGGGGATATGGTCAAGGGGTCACCATCGCAGATTTTAATAACGATGGTTTTGATGACATCTATGTTTCGAATGTCGGAAAAAATGCATTCTACCAGAATATGGGAGATGGGACCTTTGAAGATATCTCGGAGGCTTCGGGGACAACCAATTCATTGATTTGGAGTTCCAGTGCTGCCTGGGGTGATTTGAACCGGGACGGAAATCTCGATTTATATGTCTGCAATTATGTCAAATTTGATGTGCGGAACCCCAAGTTTTGTACTGACAAGAAGGGCATTAAGCGGATCTGTCATCCGAACGAAATGGAAGCCGAGTACAATGAGATTTATTTCAGTCTGGGAAATGGTCACTTCAAGGTAGCCGGGGATGAGTGGGGGTTACGTGGCGAGGACGGGAAATCGCTAGGGGTTGTCATTGCTGATCTGGATCAGGACCAGTATTCCGATATTTATGTTGCCAATGATGTGACTCCCAATTTTTTGTTTCTGAATCACGAAGGGCAGTCTTTTCGAGATGCAGCGATCGAAAAAGGCTGCGCCATGAGTGGAGACGGCAATAATCAGGCCAGCATGGGGATTGCCATCGGTGATTATGATCGCAATGGATTTCTGGATTTGTATGTCACTCATTATACTGATGACTTCAACACACTCTATGCAAATCTGGGCGAAGCAGGATTTTATGATGCCACAAAAACGACTGGGTTACACCAGCCGACGATTCCATTTCTTGCCTTTGGGACCATTATGGGCGACTTCAATCATGACCGTCACATGAATCTGGTTGTGGCGAATGGACATATCGATCGCATGGAAGACCTGGGCTATGCCTGGAAGATGTCACCATTTTTATTTTCTTATCAGGGAGGCCAGTGGGTCGACTGCAGTGCAGACGCGGGTCCTTATTTCCAACGGCAGTTTATTGGTCGTGGGATCGCAGCCGGCGATTATGATAATGATGGTGATCAGGATCTGTTTATTGTAAATCAGACCGAGCCCGCGGCACTTTTGCGGAATGATTCCCAAGGCAATCACTGGTTAAAAGTGATGCTCACCGGGACGATCAGTAATCGGTCCGCCATTGGCACCAAGGTGGAGGTCAGGCAGAACGGCGAACGGTTTTATCAGGAAGTCGTGGGAGGCAGCAGTTACGCTTCCAGCAGCCAATATGCACTCTTTTTTGGTCTGGGAAAGATGGATGCTGACTGTCAGGTCAAAATTACCTGGCCCAGTGGAGAAACGCAGGTGCTGGAGCAGGTTCCCGTTGATCAGGTTCTGAAGTTGATCGAACCGGCGGCATCCGATTTAACGTTGAGGAAGAAACGGTTGTAGTTTTTTCTGGTGTTGCTGGCTGAGTTCCGTTTGTCCCCGTTGTTCGTATACCTGGGCCAGCCAGCCGTGTAATTGCCAGATCGAAGGGTTAATCTTGAGTCCGCGGTTTGCGTACTCGATGCCTTCATCGAATTGCTGTGTCAGCCCCAGCATGTGTACCAGTCGTCCATAAATCAGGCTGCGCCAGGGATTGATTTCGATAAAGCGTTTTCCGTATTCAATTCCTGATTTGTAATCCCCCGTGTCATGACAAATCTCCGTCAGTTTCCGTAATGCGGTTTCTGAATTCGGATTCACTTTCAGGGCGCGTTCTAATATCGCTTTTGCTTTTGCTTTCTCGCCAAGCAGGTTATAAGCCAGGCCAACTTGTGTGATTAAATCTTCATCTGTACTATCTTTGTGTAATAAAGGCAGCAGGAGTTGCAGGGCCTGCTGTGCATATTTTAAGTCATTTCTGGTTTCAGCCAGTGAGACGTAAAAGAAGCCTCGTGCACGCTGGATGTCATAAGCGGCATTTTCATCTTCGGGTTTTCGAAAGTCAGAAAATCGTTCTGTTTGAGCAGATGTTTGAGGCGGCTGATTTTTATGTCTAATGATGCGATGGTCCGTTAAAGAAGTATGCGGGACTGAAAAGGCAGATCGCTTGGGCATATGGCAGGAGATACAAGACTCTTTCGCCTGTTCAGGAGAATCTTCGGGCCGCGTACATTCGGTTGTTGACTCGCCATGGCATTTAAGGCAGCGCGATTCAAAATACGAGATGCGCTCTGACTTGCTGGGGAATTGATGAGGATCGTGGCATGAAATGCACCCCATCTGACCTGCGCTCTTTAGATAGCATTGGCTACGATGCATTTGTTCGACCTGACTGACAGCCTGGGTATCTCCCGTGTCGGTGATGCGATCTCCTTCCTGAAATACAATCCATAAATCTTCAATCAGATTGCCAGGGCGAAAATCGAACTCACCGCGACCGTAGCGAAGAATGCGGCCTTCACCTGTCAGGTGACATTGATAACAGACCGCGTCCCGGGCAGCCGGGGATAAGTTGATCGGATTTACAATCGGATCGGGCTTCTGTTGCTTTTCACTGGCTAAGTGCCATTGAATATGTGGTTCTCCGGGACCATGACAGCGCTCACAACCGATGGCGGTTTCTTTGAATGGGGTGGGATCAAAGTGGTCTTTGATTCCTTTTGTTTTGGAAACCGAGCCAATATGGCACTGGATGCAGCCATCAATCAGCCGTCGCTCAAATTGCTTGTGATGCCCGGGTTGATAGCCGGGAGAGAGATCCCAGCGTTGCTTGCCGGTATACCAGGAAATGGGCGACATGAACAGCAGCCCTGCATGGTTGATGACATAGGATCGCCCCCGTTTGCCTGAGCCGATGGCAAAGTCAATCGGCTCGGATTTGTCATAGACCAGCTCCTCTTCCGGCGTCATGCGTTTTTCATGATGATAGACTTTGCCCTCTTTTTTCTCGACTTCATACACGTGTGTCAGGGGAGACTGGAAACTGGTTTTGTGTTCGTAATCTTCAAAGACTAAGTCTCCAAGGACTGGCTGCGAGGAAAACGACATCGGATGTGATTGATAGGTCTTGCAAATTTCTGCATGGCATTCCTGGCAGGCCTGGCTTCCCACATAGCCTTCCGTCGAGGGCGCGGGCGGGATGGTGTGAACCAGGCTGAATTTCTCTTCCTGCGGATTCTCTGATGGCGGAGCAGAATGGGGCGTGTTCTCTTTGGGGTCGGTGCGTAAATACAGACCAGCCGTCACAAGTGTGACCGAAAAAAAGAGAACGATAATCAGAGACCATTGAGAACGCGTCATGGTTGTGGATTCACTGTTTTCTGTCAGAACTCAGTCTGAGAGGATTTTGCAATTGCGTTGTAGTAATCCCATCATAGCTTTTTCCGGATCTTGTAAAAACCGGTCAGGGACTTCCATCCCAGGAGAAAAGTAAAGATCCAGAGCAGGTAGTTTAATGTTCCGGGAAGGAAATACGTTTCGACGGGCAGCCAGGCATAAACGATGAATCTGGGACGAACGAGCCAACTGTAGGGGATTGCCAGCGAACTGCGGATCATGGCAAATGCAACGACGAGTGTGTAGAAAAACAGATACAGGCTCCCCGCGATGATCGTTGCTTCCCCATAGTGAATCAGAGTGATCGTCGTAAATGTCACAACAAGCTGGTCTGAGATTGTATCGGTAAAGGAACCGCGATTGCCGGCGATTTTCTGAAAGCGAGCCAGGGGACCATCGATTCCATCCAGTAGCACATGCAGCAGAAGCAAGCTGAACGCCAGTAGTTTTGCCTGATCCCAAGGCATTCCATAGCTAAAGCAGAAGCCGATTCCGCAAAGCAGAGACAGGCCGGTAAGGTGATTGGCGGTAATACCCCATTGCACAAACCGTTTTAACAACGGCAACAGCAGCAGATGGCGGCGGGACTGCGAGGCATCCATCATCGCCTGCTCGCCACTGGCATAAACAGAGACCTTACTTTTGGTTGGATTGGGGGGAGAGCACATGTTTTCAATCCCTTGTGTTCAGAACCAAAGTGACCTGCTGAGCTTAAACGCCTTCATTGTCTTGAAACAGTTGATCCAATGCGCCGGATGCTTTCACTTCTTCAAAGTTTCTGCGAAACGTTTTTTCCGATTCGGGATCGAGGTGTGGGGGGTGTCCGTGTTCTCGGATGTATTCCCCCAT
This window of the Gimesia fumaroli genome carries:
- a CDS encoding DUF1559 domain-containing protein, producing the protein MLYSSSRKRGFTLIELLVVIAIIAILIALLLPAVQQAREAARRSTCKNNLKQLGLAFHNYHDTHRVFPPAAINPGSAKCASIYATDNIMNHTCYQMLLPFLDQAPLYNLYNWSTPSGPAKHSSCGHTTPPTASNQFSLLDANLPVFLCPSDSGTPIGTEPGGTYYSNGAHRTSYGVAANQYDSDKATSFQGDSYSKKGMLGLNGSAKISAITDGSSNTVMLIETPLLKTTNGSDTYVGFGPFWDTFTHTHFIRPTGQGINRPRDATYSQRVYGWGAGSFHVGGVHVLLGDGAVRFLSENADMTAVVQSLISVRGGEVIPEF
- a CDS encoding carboxypeptidase-like regulatory domain-containing protein, whose amino-acid sequence is MIAKVRSQKINLWCMIILLGISGCFGGGESLPELANVTGTVTLDGNPLQGANVLFQPQQGKTAFAMTDENGKFELMYSQDTAGTVPGSYTVKVSKEKNPEEPGNNLVPPKYNENTTLKADVKSGEENDFQFDLTSK
- a CDS encoding tetratricopeptide repeat protein, producing MPSQEAKTPDKLLQLVLVCVFVAVILFPLASWWNQRQAHVLRELVSQSLKAEDWPAAEQAARKWTRREPENSDAWLDLAEACRQQNKFVETADALGQISDTDPRVLKSLAIRTDLLLSELQNPIKAIETCQRILKIDPRADRARQRLIYIDAMMLRRLEMVKEIRQAMELHCEPPEAYIYLLLSDSLNFGNGAPLVSSWLKSDPKNEDLQVAMAIYVARSGSHRSMVLNDSKVIKGGDQSLIANCLEKFPSNKEVLAFYLEKNLEQGDLERVAELLEAVPADAEDDNRFWRFKGRFLALKNQIDLAEESYRQALKRNPYDWLSRLGLAEILRRKGNTSEAQEMARLGAKGKAFSKELMQLENPKAINLPLLQEIGEYAQDCGDKQVLFSIQKRLDITTK
- a CDS encoding carboxypeptidase regulatory-like domain-containing protein; translated protein: MNKNRIVRLCGSFSLLICFSFALTGCGGGVDDAPTLYPVKGTIKKDGTGIKDVRVSFVPAEDGIPAVGVSGEDGSYELSNPKGGKGAQPGTYKVVLSVTADESSYSGGGDPSKAKLPFPKSYTSKTTTPKIAEVKEGENVVDIEF
- a CDS encoding DUF1559 domain-containing protein; this encodes MRRVSSLFRMRQRAFTLIELLVVIAIIAILIALLLPAVQQAREAARRSTCKNNMKQLGVAIHNYHETHGTFPLNYDATRSPGQIGCSVSWISMTLPFMDQAPLYNQMNFDDITNTSGSASNNPGMDSVSNDSARTTPIPILLCPSNPQPKLASLAMHYDYGGNNGNSRALQAARTDYVGSMGFIWTGWKDCGDTGQNGAPWIDPGRDITHNDLSRVGGLFWWRGSARIRDIVDGASNTVAIYENHHWNFSKKFPSEINKCAAWISPLGAIDTHTSAINADPEEVAAGNGADDTRCTNWSSTHVGGAHCLLTDGSVRFVSENLDLGINKALVTKAGGETLGEF
- a CDS encoding CRTAC1 family protein, which gives rise to MCPNLDRTGRLFFTFLLFPLLVSCDLIDDNSSPDKTASHEKTVNSPPSKSKFSQGLTSDVFREETIDRSHIEVPQFRDVHAQAGIEFVYENGAKGDQLMVEAIGGGAGWLDYDRDSLIDVYCVQGGDPVSHSAELGQNQVFRNRGNGIFEKLPAEIGAANGGYGQGVTIADFNNDGFDDIYVSNVGKNAFYQNMGDGTFEDISEASGTTNSLIWSSSAAWGDLNRDGNLDLYVCNYVKFDVRNPKFCTDKKGIKRICHPNEMEAEYNEIYFSLGNGHFKVAGDEWGLRGEDGKSLGVVIADLDQDQYSDIYVANDVTPNFLFLNHEGQSFRDAAIEKGCAMSGDGNNQASMGIAIGDYDRNGFLDLYVTHYTDDFNTLYANLGEAGFYDATKTTGLHQPTIPFLAFGTIMGDFNHDRHMNLVVANGHIDRMEDLGYAWKMSPFLFSYQGGQWVDCSADAGPYFQRQFIGRGIAAGDYDNDGDQDLFIVNQTEPAALLRNDSQGNHWLKVMLTGTISNRSAIGTKVEVRQNGERFYQEVVGGSSYASSSQYALFFGLGKMDADCQVKITWPSGETQVLEQVPVDQVLKLIEPAASDLTLRKKRL